From one Triticum urartu cultivar G1812 chromosome 3, Tu2.1, whole genome shotgun sequence genomic stretch:
- the LOC125548922 gene encoding protein SENESCENCE-ASSOCIATED GENE 21, mitochondrial-like — protein MERVASRCVSLLAQRRGYSAAATMVKGAGRSAAATEEKTAVAAKSAMAAKKDVGTGAEKAAWVPDPVTGYYRPSGGAKEVDAADLRAKLCC, from the exons ATGGAGAGAGTTGCCTCGCGCTGTGTCAGCCTCCTAGCACAAAG GAGGGGCTACTCTGCGGCCGCGACCATGGTGAAAGGAGCTGGGAggagcgccgccgccaccgaggAGAAGACCGCTGTCGCGGCGAAGAGCGCAATGGCGGCCAAGAAGGACGTGGGCACTGGCGCTGAGAAGGCCGCGTGGGTGCCGGACCCGGTGACTGGTTACTATCGGCCGTCGGGCGGCGCCAAGGAGGTGGACGCGGCTGACTTGCGCGCCAAGCTGTGCTGCTAA